In Halorubellus sp. JP-L1, one DNA window encodes the following:
- a CDS encoding methyltransferase domain-containing protein: MGVLEDKRNARFFYKYLSNVYDQINRINWTEDMRSEALGWLEFGDDDAVLDVGCGTGFGTAGLVEHAETVHALDQSVHQMEKAFEKFGKQGEVTFHVGDAERLPFANDTFDIVWSSGSIEYWPNPVQGLEEMRRVAKPGGQVLVVGPDRPSNPLLRRAADAIMLFYDEDEADRMFREAGFEEFHHSIQRATPLSPRAITTVARVPDEEH; the protein is encoded by the coding sequence ATGGGCGTCCTCGAAGACAAACGTAATGCTCGGTTCTTCTACAAGTACCTCTCGAACGTCTACGACCAGATCAACCGGATCAACTGGACCGAAGACATGCGGTCGGAAGCGCTGGGATGGCTGGAGTTCGGCGACGACGACGCGGTCCTCGACGTCGGCTGTGGGACCGGCTTCGGCACTGCTGGACTGGTAGAACACGCCGAGACCGTTCACGCGCTCGATCAGAGCGTTCACCAGATGGAGAAGGCCTTCGAGAAGTTCGGCAAGCAGGGGGAGGTCACGTTCCACGTGGGCGACGCCGAACGCCTCCCCTTCGCGAACGACACCTTCGATATCGTCTGGTCGTCCGGATCGATCGAGTACTGGCCGAACCCGGTTCAGGGGCTCGAAGAGATGCGCCGTGTCGCCAAACCGGGCGGCCAGGTACTCGTCGTCGGTCCCGACCGCCCGTCCAATCCGCTCCTCCGACGCGCCGCCGACGCGATCATGCTGTTCTACGACGAGGACGAGGCCGACCGCATGTTCAGGGAGGCTGGATTCGAGGAGTTCCACCACTCCATCCAGCGAGCGACGCCGCTGAGCCCGAGAGCGATCACGACCGTCGCACGCGTGCCCGACGAAGAGCACTGA
- a CDS encoding Hsp20/alpha crystallin family protein, translating into MNIQQFTENDARFARRYDYDDAVVVAADLDLTDGSVDVLEDTVIVVGPEDEQVELAVPSTPTRAFIRNGVLTIEMEANA; encoded by the coding sequence ATGAATATTCAGCAGTTCACGGAGAACGACGCGAGATTCGCTCGGCGGTACGACTACGACGACGCGGTCGTCGTCGCTGCCGACCTCGACCTCACCGACGGGAGCGTCGACGTCCTCGAGGACACCGTCATCGTGGTCGGGCCCGAGGACGAACAGGTCGAACTCGCCGTCCCGTCGACGCCGACGCGCGCCTTTATCAGAAATGGCGTGCTAACCATCGAGATGGAGGCCAACGCATGA
- a CDS encoding CDC48 family AAA ATPase, whose protein sequence is MKLTVKPLKQKDAGRGLAAIDRSSMQELDLENGDYIIITGKSDGKAVARVWPGYPEDQGRGVVRIDGRLRQEADVGIDDRVEVEKADVKPAKSVTVALPQNLRIRGNIGPLVRDKLSGQAVTSGQTIPFSLSFGPMAGSGQSVPLKVANTDPEGTVVITDSTDVQISEKPAEQIQGAQGGGASAEGVPNVTYEDIGGLDDELDQVREMIELPMRHPELFKQLGIEPPKGVLLHGPPGTGKTLMAKAVANEIDAHFQTISGPEIMSKYYGESEEQLREVFEDAEENAPAIIFIDELDSIASSRGEASGDVERRVVAQLLSLMDGLEERGQVTVIAATNRVDAIDPALRRGGRFDREIEIGVPDKDGRMEILQVHTRGMPMSDSVDLDEYAENTHGFVGADLESLGREAAMNALRRIRPELDLEQEEIDAEVLEALKVTESDFKDALKGIQPSAMREVFVEVPDVTWEDVGGLAGTKERLRETIQWPLDYPEVFESMDLQAAKGVLMYGPPGTGKTLLAKAVANEANSNFISIKGPELLNKYVGESEKGVREVFEKARANAPTVVFFDEIDSIATERGSRTGDSGVGERVVSQLLTELDGLEALEDVVVIATTNRPDLIDNALLRPGRLDRHVHVPVPDAEAREKIFEVHTRNKPLADDVDLAWLAEQTDGYVGADVEAVTREASMAATREFVNSVDPEEMNESVGNVRITREHFEHALDEVKASVTEEVKERYDEIEERFGREEPEPEAEPSRTFQ, encoded by the coding sequence ATGAAACTCACGGTCAAACCCTTAAAGCAGAAGGACGCCGGGCGCGGGCTCGCGGCCATCGACCGGTCGTCCATGCAGGAGCTCGACCTGGAGAACGGCGACTACATCATCATCACCGGCAAGAGCGACGGCAAGGCCGTGGCGCGCGTCTGGCCCGGGTATCCCGAGGACCAGGGACGGGGCGTCGTCCGCATCGACGGTCGACTCCGCCAGGAGGCCGACGTCGGCATCGACGACCGCGTCGAGGTCGAGAAGGCCGACGTGAAGCCGGCAAAGAGCGTCACCGTGGCGCTCCCCCAGAACCTCCGCATCCGCGGGAACATTGGCCCGCTCGTGCGCGACAAGCTCAGCGGGCAGGCCGTCACCAGCGGGCAGACCATCCCGTTCTCGCTCTCGTTCGGTCCGATGGCGGGCAGCGGGCAGTCCGTCCCCCTGAAGGTCGCGAACACGGACCCGGAGGGCACCGTGGTCATCACGGACTCGACGGACGTCCAGATCAGCGAGAAGCCCGCCGAGCAGATCCAGGGCGCACAGGGCGGTGGCGCCAGCGCCGAGGGCGTGCCAAACGTGACGTACGAGGACATCGGTGGGCTCGACGACGAACTCGACCAGGTCCGGGAGATGATCGAACTCCCGATGCGCCACCCCGAGCTGTTCAAGCAACTCGGCATCGAGCCGCCGAAGGGCGTCCTCTTGCACGGTCCGCCGGGCACGGGGAAGACGCTGATGGCGAAGGCCGTCGCGAACGAGATCGACGCCCACTTCCAGACCATCAGCGGCCCGGAGATCATGTCGAAGTACTACGGCGAGAGCGAGGAGCAGCTCCGCGAGGTGTTCGAGGACGCGGAGGAGAACGCGCCCGCGATCATCTTCATCGACGAGCTCGACTCGATCGCGTCCAGTCGCGGCGAAGCGAGCGGTGACGTGGAGCGCCGCGTCGTCGCCCAGCTCCTCTCGCTCATGGACGGGCTCGAGGAACGCGGTCAGGTGACGGTCATCGCTGCCACGAACCGCGTGGACGCGATCGACCCGGCGCTGCGCCGCGGCGGCCGGTTCGACCGCGAGATCGAGATCGGCGTCCCGGACAAGGACGGCCGCATGGAGATCCTGCAGGTCCACACGCGCGGGATGCCGATGAGCGACAGCGTGGACCTCGACGAGTACGCCGAGAACACGCACGGGTTCGTCGGCGCGGACCTCGAGAGCCTGGGTCGCGAGGCGGCGATGAACGCGCTCCGCCGCATCCGCCCCGAGCTCGACCTCGAGCAGGAGGAGATCGATGCGGAGGTCCTGGAGGCGCTGAAGGTCACCGAATCGGACTTCAAGGACGCTCTGAAGGGCATCCAGCCGAGTGCGATGCGGGAGGTGTTCGTCGAGGTGCCGGACGTCACGTGGGAGGACGTCGGCGGCCTCGCCGGCACGAAGGAGCGCCTCCGGGAGACGATCCAGTGGCCGCTCGACTACCCCGAGGTGTTCGAGTCGATGGACCTGCAGGCCGCGAAGGGCGTCCTCATGTACGGCCCGCCGGGCACGGGGAAGACCCTGCTCGCGAAGGCGGTCGCGAACGAGGCGAACTCGAACTTCATCTCGATCAAGGGCCCCGAGCTCCTCAACAAGTACGTCGGGGAGTCCGAGAAGGGCGTCCGCGAGGTGTTCGAGAAGGCGCGGGCGAACGCACCGACCGTCGTCTTCTTCGACGAGATCGACTCGATCGCGACGGAACGCGGCTCGCGCACCGGTGACAGCGGCGTCGGCGAGCGCGTCGTTTCCCAGCTCCTCACGGAGCTCGACGGCCTGGAGGCCCTGGAGGACGTCGTCGTGATCGCGACGACGAACCGCCCGGACCTCATCGACAACGCGCTCCTGCGGCCCGGCCGCCTGGACCGCCACGTCCACGTCCCGGTGCCGGACGCGGAGGCACGCGAGAAGATCTTCGAGGTGCACACGCGGAACAAGCCGCTCGCGGACGACGTCGACCTGGCGTGGCTCGCCGAGCAGACCGACGGCTACGTCGGCGCGGACGTCGAGGCCGTGACGCGCGAAGCGAGCATGGCCGCGACCCGCGAGTTCGTGAACTCCGTCGACCCCGAGGAGATGAACGAGTCCGTCGGGAACGTCCGCATCACCCGCGAGCACTTCGAGCACGCGCTCGACGAGGTGAAGGCGAGCGTCACGGAGGAGGTCAAGGAACGCTACGACGAGATCGAGGAACGCTTCGGACGCGAGGAACCCGAGCCCGAGGCCGAGCCCAGCCGGACGTTCCAGTAG